In Candidatus Zixiibacteriota bacterium, the genomic window ATATTGACCACCGCATTGCTTTTCTGCTCCACCACCGCCACAAAAGGAGAAACAGACTCTCCACTCGAATTCTTGACTGTCGGGTACTCCGCCTGCGGAATAGTGGCGACCGATTTCTGAGCGAAATCGAGATTTGAAGCCAGTATAAAACCCAAGACAGTGAAGCCGAGAGCAATCAGCCCCACTGAGAAATAGCGCCCACCTGCCCCAATAGGGAAAAAAGACCTCCCTTTCAATTCAAATCCTCCAAACAATTTAGCCAATAATTATACGAACCATAATTAATTTTGTCAACAGATATGTTGACTCCTTAAGACGTTATCTACTGTTCTTTATACTTAAATATTTGCAGTAAGTTTCTTTTTCATAATTTCCCGCTAAAAGACGCAATTCCTTGCACAGCAACAGATTCAGCCAAATCGTCCTCTGCGCTTAGTTGATGGTTCGCTATATGATTGACATTGACTCGCATTAAGCATAGATTATTGATTCTCTTATGCCTTATACTAATGAGATTAAGCAGATTATAGAGATTGGGCGACGTCTCTACGACAAAGGATTTATCGCCGGGGTTGACGGCAATCTTTCGGTACGCCTCAACTCCCGTGAAATCCTTATCACGGCTACAGGTATTTCCAAAGGTTTTTTGGATCCGGAGGATGTTGTCATCGTGGATTACGGCGGGAATACTCTCAGTGGCGACCGCAAACCTTCCTCTGAAATGAAAATGCATCTGGCGGTCTATAACGGTCGCGAGAATGTTCATGCCTGTTGCCATGCTCATCCGCCTTACGCCACCGCTTTCTCCGTGGTGGAAAAAATTCTGCCTCCCAATATCCTTCCTGAGGTTATCCTTACTCTGGGACAGATTCCGCTGGTCGAATATGCTCCTCCCGGCACCGCGGCGGTTCCGCGCGCTCTGGAGAAGTATCTGAAAGAGCATGATGGCTTTATACTGACTAATCATGGCGTTCTCACCCTGGGACGAAACCTCTTTGAGGCTTTCTACCGGATGGAAACGGTTGAACATTACGCCAAAATTATCTATATTGCCGAGCAGAGCGGCAAACTCAATTTTCTTGACCTGGATGAAGTGCGCCGTCTGGAAAAATTGAGAGAGTCTCTTGGGACACAAACCAAATGATTAAAAAGGTCATCCTCGATAAAGCCGACCGCCTTTATCATCTCCCTTTCGATTTGGAAGAGCACTTTCCCCGTCAGACGTTACAATCGACGGCGCGTCGATTCCCCTTGATAGACCTGGGGCACTTTCACTGGCCTGTTGAGAAATGGCCTGCGGATGGTCCGGGGTCTTCAGAAATCGCCGGCGCCAAAGAGTTGCTGACGTTGAAGGAAGCCCTGTCTTCCTGGTTGCAGGAGGAATATTCTCTTAGAATCAACCCCCGCAAGCAAATTTTTATCGGTCACGGCATTCGGCGCATCCTGCTTGATTTCGCTCTCGCCTTTATCGAATATGGCGACCTGGTGCTCTGTCCCGAGCCGGGACTTCCCGCTTACCGCCGCGAAATCATCCTTGCCGGTGGAATGCCATTGAGCTATCAGATTTCGGAAAAGACCAACTTTAAGCCGTCGCTCAAGAAATTTTCCGCCAATGTCGGCAAGTCCGCCAAGGTTTTGATGCTCAATTCTCCCCACAATCCGCTTGGCGCGGTGCTCGATGAATCCGACCTCGGCGAGTTGATTCGTTACGCCTCGCGCGACAATATCCTGCTGGTCAATGATGCCGCCTACTGCTCTTTAGCCGAAGAGAAATTTCTGCCAATCTTTTCGCTTCCGGGAGGCGACCGGGTATCGCTGGAAATTTTCTCTGTGCCGCTGACGTTCGGGCTACCGCATATACCGTTTGGGTTCGCGGTCGGTCCGCCCGAGACAATCGCGGCACTCGAATCGACGGGAAGGCTGACCGGACAGTATGTGCCGGCGGGATGGATTAGGGCCGCCCTGAAGGCTATCGAACAATATCCCTCCCCCGAGTTGAAAAACGTCCGCAAACGGATTGAACAATCGCGCCAGGCGGCCAAGCAGATGGTCGAAAAGTATGACTGGAAACCGCTGGGGCATGATTCGGCTCCCTTCCTCTGGACTAAAATTCCGGGGCGGAAATCCTCCTCCGCTTTCGCCACCGCTCTTCTCCGCCGCAGGGGTATTCTGACTCTCCCCGGCACCGCGTTCGGCGATGCCGCCGATGGCTATCTGCGGCTCTCTTTGACCGCATCTGCCGAGGAGTATCGCAGCGCTGAGGAACAATTGGGCCGACGTTTCCTGCAAAAAGAGTAAGGGATATTGCTATGGATGTTATCAGACTCAACAATATGGTCTTTTACGGATACCACGGGGTCACCGCCGCCGAGAAAGAGACCGGTCGGCGATTCGAGGTTGACTGTGAACTCGAAGCCGACCTGGCATCGCCCGGACAGTCTGACTCCCTGACCGACACGGTGGACTATGCCGCGGTTTATCAGAAGGTGCGCGAGATTGTCGAAGGGAAAGCGTTCTCACTGGTGGAGTCGCTGGCGGTCAGCCTAGCTAATGAAATCCTGAAGGAGTTCCCCGTATTTAAGGTCACCGTCCGGGTGCGCAAGATTGTCCCCCCGATTCCGGGAACCATCAGTCATATCGAAATTGAAGTCGCCCGCCAGCAGTCGGACACATCGAAGATTATCGCCGACAGCCAGGAATAAGAGGTCACAGATGTCCAGCTTTGTCTATTTATCATTCGGTTCCAATCTCGGAGACCGTGAAGCCAACCTCAATCATGCCGTCGCCGCCGTCGAGAGTATCGAGGGGTTTGATTTCGTGACCGCCTCTTCCATCTATATAAGCGAAGCGGCTGCCATGGATAAATCGGCGCCGGAGTTTTTGAATATGGTGGTTAAAGGGGAATATCAGTATCGTCCACAGGAGCTGCTCAACGCCCTGGAGCTTATAGAAAAGAAACTGGGCCGCACCGGCAAAGGGGAAATGCTGCCGCGCTCCATTGATATCGATATTCTCTTATTCGGCGAAGAAGTTGTGGAAACGGAACGTCTATCTATCCCCCATCGTCATCTTACAGAGCGTCCTTTCATTCTGATTCCGCTTCTTCAATTGGAGCCGACCTTGATTCATCCGGTAAGCCGCGAGCCGCTCGCGGTCTATCTGAAGGAAAAAGACAGGAAGAAAATCCTGATGTACAAAGAAACGCCGACTCGCCATGCCTGAGCCGCAATATATCGCCATAGAAGGGGTCATCGGCGCCGGCAAAACCACTCTCGCCCGAATGCTTGCCGAAAAGCTCAAAGCGCAGCTTCTTCTTGATGACGCCATGAACAACCCCTTTTTGGT contains:
- a CDS encoding pyridoxal phosphate-dependent aminotransferase, encoding MIKKVILDKADRLYHLPFDLEEHFPRQTLQSTARRFPLIDLGHFHWPVEKWPADGPGSSEIAGAKELLTLKEALSSWLQEEYSLRINPRKQIFIGHGIRRILLDFALAFIEYGDLVLCPEPGLPAYRREIILAGGMPLSYQISEKTNFKPSLKKFSANVGKSAKVLMLNSPHNPLGAVLDESDLGELIRYASRDNILLVNDAAYCSLAEEKFLPIFSLPGGDRVSLEIFSVPLTFGLPHIPFGFAVGPPETIAALESTGRLTGQYVPAGWIRAALKAIEQYPSPELKNVRKRIEQSRQAAKQMVEKYDWKPLGHDSAPFLWTKIPGRKSSSAFATALLRRRGILTLPGTAFGDAADGYLRLSLTASAEEYRSAEEQLGRRFLQKE
- the folB gene encoding dihydroneopterin aldolase, producing the protein MDVIRLNNMVFYGYHGVTAAEKETGRRFEVDCELEADLASPGQSDSLTDTVDYAAVYQKVREIVEGKAFSLVESLAVSLANEILKEFPVFKVTVRVRKIVPPIPGTISHIEIEVARQQSDTSKIIADSQE
- the folK gene encoding 2-amino-4-hydroxy-6-hydroxymethyldihydropteridine diphosphokinase, translating into MSSFVYLSFGSNLGDREANLNHAVAAVESIEGFDFVTASSIYISEAAAMDKSAPEFLNMVVKGEYQYRPQELLNALELIEKKLGRTGKGEMLPRSIDIDILLFGEEVVETERLSIPHRHLTERPFILIPLLQLEPTLIHPVSREPLAVYLKEKDRKKILMYKETPTRHA
- a CDS encoding class II aldolase/adducin family protein — its product is MPYTNEIKQIIEIGRRLYDKGFIAGVDGNLSVRLNSREILITATGISKGFLDPEDVVIVDYGGNTLSGDRKPSSEMKMHLAVYNGRENVHACCHAHPPYATAFSVVEKILPPNILPEVILTLGQIPLVEYAPPGTAAVPRALEKYLKEHDGFILTNHGVLTLGRNLFEAFYRMETVEHYAKIIYIAEQSGKLNFLDLDEVRRLEKLRESLGTQTK